The following proteins come from a genomic window of Aspergillus luchuensis IFO 4308 DNA, chromosome 3, nearly complete sequence:
- a CDS encoding uncharacterized protein (COG:S;~EggNog:ENOG410PYKN), whose amino-acid sequence MPLPVSHAKVDHVDALTGRLAAVELKEEEEARNTRGFNPFAPYLEQGLPRFVEHLTREIIPERLSSLRQTRQLLVDESCPLYRAGREFQVKHGISEASFQNWKELLCGWLDFPVILLLNPSPFDVLGYEQMVQQSPTLGWLEKNLEVLKLKLHDVIVMDTFPMVTDKLLGSKRFAEDLAELVTDSFELTWTCLRYIHPQIVISCQCSSKVRNDKWGSSGDLRAEELSSSEAGARQELVKMMDVDGHQMFVVQGVHPQYVMQHNQMMEEVLKKLFTKVLGPFGRWKERRLAERREAARAEVILGKESVRDGMKSLMKQMQLFNQICRQEGRNRAELSDAAKRVEEWRKQIEGWLDEMDD is encoded by the coding sequence atGCCTCTTCCAGTCTCACATGCGAAAGTTGACCACGTTGATGCCCTCACCGGGCGCCTCGCAGCAGTCGAactgaaagaagaagaagaagcaaggaatACAAGAGGCTTCAACCCATTCGCACCTTACCTCGAGCAAGGCTTGCCCCGTTTTGTGGAACACTTGACTCGAGAAATAATTCCAGAAAGACTCAGCAGTTTGCGACAAACTCGTCAACTCCTGGTGGACGAATCTTGCCCGCTCTACCGGGCCGGACGGGAATTCCAGGTAAAACATGGGATCTCGGAGGCAAGCTTTCAGAATTGGAAAGAATTGCTGTGTGGATGGCTGGACTTCCCAGTGATTCTGTTACTCAACCCCAGTCCATTTGATGTACTGGGGTATGAGCAAATGGTTCAGCAATCGCCAACGCTGGGGTGGTTGGAGAAAAACCTCGAGGTATTGAAGCTTAAACTACACGACGTGATCGTAATGGATACGTTTCCAATGGTCACAGATAAATTGCTGGGGTCAAAACGGTTCGCAGAAGATTTGGCTGAGTTGGTGACAGACTCGTTCGAGCTTACGTGGACGTGCCTACGGTACATCCACCCGCAAATTGTTATTTCGTGCcaatgcagcagcaaagtcAGGAACGACAAATGGGGATCTTCTGGGGACCTTagggcggaggagctgtctTCTTCGGAAGCCGGTGCGCGACAGGAACTGGtcaagatgatggatgtcGACGGGCATCAGATGTTCGTGGTGCAAGGAGTTCACCCACAATACGTGATGCAGCATAatcagatgatggaagaggtgCTGAAGAAGTTGTTCACGAAAGTTCTGGGACCATTCGGGCGGTGGAAAGAGCGGCGGCTGGCCGAACGGAGGGAGGCGGCCCGGGCGGAGGTTATCctggggaaggaaagcgttagggatgggatgaaatcgttgatgaagcagatgcagTTGTTTAATCAGATCTGTAGGCAGGAGGGTAGAAACAGGGCCGAATTATCGGATGCAGcgaagagggtggaggaATGGCGGAAGCAGATAGAGGGTtggttggatgagatggacgaCTGA
- a CDS encoding uncharacterized protein (COG:S;~EggNog:ENOG410PRJR) — translation MTYRPFRKNLYRCFSKSSAGALIYGLNHTGTPLSKFELLSNFRQHSIFYQNKPTALVSATDRPIEALHRAFVKHYHSDDRADGIWIAIISVPVGEDGTLPCHHARDLAFELGYNPDDGDKFMHEYIFEWEIEHQYVEHMVSVETLLNRGLDLDAFLQHDRLPSLRDFRDLMINMIVNPRADGYSAGRELGRMARCFGARAPVEEIARSFLTDCPANISVDHDRQFVTWKRSGYGSVDMDFEHIYWIRQGIDEVLFDLWLADSYFMEDCVAHAELANDLTSEMEILWELYWEDLCFEVRNGVKSDSATDEARKLRSREQEIHDLIEKHAVSIGL, via the coding sequence ATGACTTATAGGCCCTTTCGGAAAAACTTATATCGCTGTTTCTCGAAGAGCAGCGCAGGAGCGTTGATATACGGTTTGAACCATACTGGTACCCCACTCTCAAAATTTGAGCTTCTATCCAATTTTCGGCAACATAGCATCTTTTACCAGAACAAACCCACGGCCCTGGTCTCCGCCACTGACCGCCCCATCGAAGCCCTTCATCGCGCTTTCGTGAAACACTACCACTCGGATGACCGAGCAGATGGCATTTGGATCGCAATTATTTCGGTCCCAGTGGGAGAAGACGGCACGTTGCCTTGCCATCATGCTAGGGACCTTGCTTTCGAGTTGGGGTATAATCCTGATGATGGAGACAAATTCATGCACGAATACATATTTGAATGGGAAATCGAACACCAGTATGTCGAGCACATGGTTTCTGTCGAGACACTTTTGAACCGCGGGCTGGATCTGGATGCCTTTCTCCAGCACGATCGCTTGCCCAGCCTTCGAGACTTCCGAGACTTGATGATCAATATGATTGTGAATCCTCGCGCGGACGGATATTCTGCTGGAAGAGAACTAGGTCGGATGGCGCGGTGCTTTGGTGCTAGAGCTCCTGTGGAAGAAATCGCACGTAGTTTTTTGACGGACTGTCCCGCAAACATCTCTGTCGACCACGACAGACAGTTCGTGACATGGAAAAGGAGTGGATATGGCTCCGTTGATATGGACTTCGAACACATTTACTGGATAAGACAGGGTATCGACGAGGTCCTTTTTGATTTATGGCTTGCAGACAGCTACTTCATGGAAGATTGTGTTGCACATGCAGAGCTGGCCAATGACTTGACCTCCGAAATGGAAATACTGTGGGAGCTTTACTGGGAGGATCTTTGCTTCGAGGTGCGGAACGGGGTCAAATCGGATTCTGCCACAGATGAAGCACGAAAACTGCGGTCCCGGGAGCAGGAAATCCACGATCTGATTGAGAAACACGCGGTATCTATAGGTCTGTGA